The window CCATTATTACGACGACTGCAATTTACAAAGTTCCCGCATGGAACTTCTCAACATGCTCGAGTCATCTTTATCTCAGATGCAGAACTTTCATCCCGGCCTGATGCATACACAGCAGCATATCTGGACTTTTCAAAGACAGGAACTCAAATGTACATATATTCGACTCTAGAGCATCCTCGCAACAGAGATGATACAAGTAACGGTGATTTGTACGAGCAACAACTAGCGGCAATGGTACAAGAAGTCATTCGTTTGCGCAAAGAATACGGACAAGAGTTATTGTTTACTAATCCAGATCGGATATTGATTGGAACTCTACACTCGGACATTCGTTCCATCCTAGAAAAGTTTGAAGGCAGAGTTGAGGCTAGGCCAACAGGCATTTATGATAAATGGCTCATGAAGAGAGACGAACTGCCTCCTCCGGATGACAGCCTTCCATCAGGAATGTATTGGGATAGTGCAAGTCTTGATGACTGCAGCATTATCGTCTCTCGGACTGATATTCCGCGAACCAGTGAGGAGCTTGTAGTTCTCCCAAACCTTACGATAAAGCGAGAAGACAAGACACCGATAGTATGGGCTTTACTGGGGACAGACGCAAGCATCATTTCAGTTCATTGTGAGGTTAGTAATACGTAAGCGCTGTTCTCCTTTCAACTgactaataaattaataactaggaACCTTATAGACAGCGAGGTCTGGCTAAGAAGCTAGCTGCGAAGCTCTTGAGAGAAAAGTCGTCCCTGTATGGTGAAGACGGGCTTATGTCTGCCGATGTTAGCCCCACAAATATGAGCAGTCGCGCCATGTGCAAGTCGTTGGGTGGTAAACCAGACTGGACTACATCTTGGTGAGGATCTTTGCCCATTTAATCGTGTTTGTGGAGAGAATACTCGCTAATAACGGCTCCGGTTATAGGGTTTGCCTAATCTTGTCAGAGCCAGGAACATCCGCAAATCTTAATTGAAGCTGAACTGGATGGCCCGGTGCGATTATGGTCCCGCACAATTGAGGGCTCAATGTTACTGTAACTGTAGACGTCTTACCAATACAGATACTACAGCTCGGACTTCGGATACGCTCGACATGTAGCGAAGGGGGAAATAGAATACTAATAGACAAATATTTTCATGTGACTGCGTTTCTTCCCTTAGTTGCCATTTATTCTGTCCCGCGAATAACCACCCTCATACACAGAAATATGGACAACGCAAATTTGCATGTAAGCTAGGCTCACTGTAGATAACTATCCAAAAAAGGtaatttttgctttaatCCGCGTCCTCTCAATCTCGGCGTCATCATTCTTCATGATACCCAGCAACAGAAGGAGAAATAATTGATGACATTGAGCTTGGAGCAAGGGTCGTGGAAGATTTAATCCCTTGAATCGAAAACTACCGGCAATGACGCATAAGCCAACGGCAGCCATGCCATTCAGTGAAATGAGAAAACAACAGAAGGTAGTAACATGGTAATTCCATACCAGCTTGCGTGAGATGACAAAAGGAAATTGAGTAATTCAGCTTCCGGCATCGGAAGTGTTGTTTATAGCGCAGTGACGGATCCTGAAGGTATGTAGTTATATTTCTAGATATGAACACGGAATTCGGAATATGGAGCATGTTTGACGAAATGGCACTCTGTATGAAGCGCAAGTACGGCAAACCGTTCTGGGACAATGGTCAGGTTCAGCCAGGCTTACGTATGAAGCACTTATGTTGACAGAGTCACGATAACGTTTAGGCACCCAAACTGCGCGAATATAAGGCAACTATAGATGGGTACGAAAATCCTTCAAATGCTTTCTTTATTAGAACGTTTTCAAGTGCCTATAGGCAGGTTCATATGGAGTATATTCCATTCCCTTTACAAAAAGCGATTTCATCAGTGATCTTTACTATGCAGTTCTTTGTATTAGACCATTGTTCAGCACAAAAGACGGCTTTGGCACTGTTCGACCGGCTCTACTCCGTATCTTGGCAgatccctctccctccataCGAACATTCATAACTGCTACTTACTGCATTCGGAACGCAACCTTTTATCCTACTAGGATCTAGGCCCCAACAGGGGTAACGGCAGCTTGTGCTAGCGCAACACTTAAATGCAAGGACCGCAGCGCTCTAAATCAGGCATGACTATGCGGCTGGCCAACCAGCTTCTCGGCTTTGGCAGAGCGGCAGCCCACAATCAGATCGAGTAGGGGCCATTTTAAGGAGTCCGGAGAATATCTGAGAGGCGGACTTGCTTTCTCTAGGCTAGTATGTTAATAATCAAAAGATGAGCTGCAGCTTATTCCGATTCAGCTTACACAGAGGCCATATGCACGTAACCCAAGAAGGCGCCTCTTGCAGCATTCACCGAGGCGCGCGGCTGTAAAAATCACGAGGATAAGCAAGAGCCTGGTGGTACAAGTTACCATATATGCCGCGTTGTTATACCACTGTCAGGATAATCTGTACTTACGCTTGTGCAAGCCTTGGCAAGCCTCTTCCTTACTGCCAAGGTACAGCTATTTTATACCGCTTAGAGGAAATGGGGGATTGCGACTTATGCCACATGCATATGGAATCCGTTTACTCACATTAAAATGATTTCATCTCGTAACTCGCAACATATTGCCTCGCAAGACTCGGTAGTGGATTACTGCTTTCTAAGTAAGATGCTAGGATAACATGGGCTTCGGGACAACAAGCTGCGGACACGAGCTCCGGACAGTTAGACATTACAAATACTCAGACTTTAAACATCTGGGGGCGAGAAGTTACATGTATATGTTTTTTGGAGCACAAATTCCAGAGATGGCGTTCCAGTTCATTTGCAAAATTCGGATTGGGGCACGTAGGCCACACAACTACTACAGACAAAAGCAAGTCTCAACAGCTAAAGGTACAGCTATATAAAGTCCAAGCAGAGTAAAGCAGAATGATTTCTATACCATCAAAAAAATTAGTAATGTACTGCAGTATCAAATACTGGGACATTGACGGAGAAATTGTTCAATCCTTTTCAATGGCCGCATAGAGCATCAGCATGGCGTAACATCAACTACAGGTACCCGCTGGTTACCGAAAGTCAGACCAAAGGGATCTACTGCCGACAAGGATAGCCTTCCCACGCCCGGGTTGTGGCTAGGTCTTCCCGCTGCCTACTTCGTTTGCCAAATATGGCAATAAATTGAACAAGACTCGATTTGATTCAGATGAAGGATCAAAGTGGATCTGGGATCTAGATGGTTGTAAGTCTGCTACGGGGTTCTCGTCAATGCGTTCTTGGCAAGCGGGTAAGATAACATGCTTACATAGCAATGGCTACCATGAGGGTagaaacaaggaaaaggaaaaagaggccTGGGTTGTTCTCACGATGAAGAACTCTGCGATTATAAAAAGGTCTGGGAATTCCAATCGAACTGTTGCCATCAACCAATTTCAACTCATTGACGTCTGCCTCATTTTAGGAGACAATCGAAACCATGTCTGTTACAGTGGCACTCGGATCTTTGCCTGCCGAAGCAACGGCAACAGAAGCCAACTTTAAATTGACTTCCGCTGCTCCCCCTCGTCCTGTTCCTGTTCCCTCAGTTTCTTTGACGGTTGGCGTGGACGCCGCAGCTTTTGAGACTGCGTCCAAGATTCTTCAGGTCATAAACAGGTACGGCCTGAAGCGATCTGCTGATACGACTGCCAAGTCGGATGAGGGCGCTTTGAAATATCTTGCCCTCATTTACTCTCATGTCAAGGCTGGCAATGTAGTACCTATGTGCTTACCAGGGTTTCCATTCAAGTCTCCCAATTCGCGCGACAAAGTGTTGGGCAAGCTGCCTGACAGGGCCGAAGAGCTGTCACTAGCACACCTCAAtggcctctgcctctccatTAAGGATATATACCCTCCTGGTGCACAACTTACCATCATTTCAGATGGCTTGGTATACAATGGTACGCCTCTGTGAAAATCCTTTCTTTCATACCAGTCGAATGACATACTGACCTCATAACGCTTAGACTTGCTTGGAGTCTCTGACATTGACGTATGGAGATATGGGCAAACTCTGAGGGCCATTGCCACAGCCAAGGGGCACAAACACATCTCCTTCTCACGGCTTCAAGACCTTGTAGCAATTGCACTGCCTGAGCAGCTGGACGAGATGTCTTATGTCGCAAATGCATCAAATTTCCGACGAGCACTGCTAAACACCTTTGGCCGAGCTGACTGGAACTGGGAGACAGCCAGCCAGAAGGAAGACGTCAGTTTAACGTACAAGGGGTATATTAAGGCCCTGGGAATCGACCTCCAAAATGTATACGACATCAAAGACGACGCTAGTAAGGCCAAGTTCAGGCAAGGAATTGAATACACGGCTCAGCAAATGCTAGCCCGTGGGGATGTAAGCATCCACTCTCCCACTCGACTTCATCTGATGCTAATATTAATATCAATAATACAGGCATTTGCCAATGCCATTGGGCAAAAGTACAGCGAGTTTGTCCGTTTGTCTATCCATGCGTCCACTGGAGCGGCCAAGCTCTCTATCAACTTGCTGCCCACAGAGTCTAGCTACACCACCCCTTGGCATTGTGCCGTCGCGTACAAACTGGACGGCACCACGACGACCGGACGAAGAATTGACTTTGATAATGATGACCAGTACGAACTTGTCTATGAGAATGACAGACCTAGTTACTATCGCGAGAAATCGCCCCTGTTGTCATGGGGCACAGAGAAAGGCGGTGTTGTTTTCGAGCCGATCTATCCAACTGGCTGGTTCGTCAGGCCTGCAAAGGGTCCTTGGAGCATGTCCTTGGACGACATCGATGCCGAAAAGGTCCGCGCATTGTGCGAAGTCAATTCTCCTGTTATCCTTCGTGGCTTTGTAAAGAAGCCAAGCAAGGAAGAATTCTCCAAAAAGTCTGAGGAATTCGGCAAGCCACTCAAGTGGAACTTTGGCATCCTCTTGGAGGTCAAAGACCAGGGATCAGACACCCGAGGTCTAAACAACGTGCTCTCCTCGGAGGCAATGCCGGTAAGATGCTGAATCGTTAAGCGCAGTGCGGCCTCGAGACCTTGTATTAACCATGTTTCTCCCCACCAGTTCCACTATGACGGTATCTTTAGGACTGTGAGGCAAAAGAATGAGAATGGCGAAGAAGTGCGCGTTTCAACGCCACCTCGGTGAGTTGTGACGGCAGCCTCCAAGTGGTCGTGAGGATGAAGACTGGCTAATTTGACCTTTGCATCCAGATTCCAAATATTCATTGGAGCCACATCGTCTCCAAAAGATACGGGCTATACGCTTTTTTCGTCGTCTACACACATCTTCAAGCTTCTCCCAGAGTGGTTGAAGCTCGAAGACATGGCCGCAATGAACTGGACAGTCTCAACAGACGCCTTTCGCAACATTGTAATCAGGGACCTCCCACTAATCAAGACGCATCCAACGACGGGAAAGCCTTGCTTGAGATATCACGAGCCTTGGGCAAAAACGGAATTTCTTCCAACGGATGTCAGTATTGATGGACTTGAAGCAGTCGACAGTGAGGCAATCTGCCGAGCCATCACAACGGCGCTGTACGACAGACGCGCCACTTACTTTCACAGTTGGGATAAGGGGGATGTTGTCGTAAACGATAACACGCTGATGCTTCATACGAGGAGCGAGTTCAAGTCTGGAATGGACCGAGAGCTTTGGCGAATTCACTTTGACTAAACAGTGATTTATTGCTGTTTGATTGATCAAATAGATGGAAAGGCCATCAATTAGACTATATAGAACGGAAGAAAGTGTTTGACTTGCTCATGAAACGAGTACATCTTGGTGTTGCAAACGGATGGGCGTGTTGCATCAGGTCGCCTGCAATTGCAAAGGGGTGAATGATACGATTCGGTCTCTCGGGCGACAACTAGAATGAAGCGGCCATGGCAGCCTTATAGATAAAAGAATGTTATTCATTACAAGCAACTTTTGTTAATATCTTGATTCCAGCAAAATATAGGCGTGAACATGATATTCGCAGTACACTGTGTTTGTGCGCCACTTGTGACTGCGCTTGAAGCTTATAGTGCGAAACGGGTGCACGCTTGCCTGGTGCAGGTTCCTGTGCTGCCTACATTGGCGGCGTTTATAGCGGTCCTAAGCCCCAGTAAAAGCCTTCTCGCTACTGAGTCGATTCACGGTTGCCGTAGCATTCTTCACTTCTTTCGACCTGCTCTTTGTGACGCCATGAGATTGCCATGTCGACGTTCAATGGCCTTGTCCGCGAGTTTCCGGATATCAGAAGTTTGCACAGCACCGCATCCCTTGGTGAATGAACGCTTCTAACATGCTGGCAGTCGACTACTTTCGACACCATGACGGATTATCACCACCATTGGCTTGCTTCCTGAGGTAGACTTATCCTCGAGACACGAGGTTTAGATACGCAAAGACATGCTGAAACGCCGATATAGTCACGTCCATTCAGACCATCTCTCCGGCCTGGAGACACTCCGGTCTCCATTGTGAGTTTCGGTGGAATACGCGGCGTTTAGCCAAAGCTGATTTGTTGTTTGCCAGTGTGTactgctctgctgctacGCGGGAGATCTTGCTGCGTCTTGAGCGCTACCCATGCCGCATCAACTACAGTAAAGGCATTCTCGAAGCTCGTCAGCAGACTTACAAGCATTTGAGCAAGGTCATTGTATGTATCCCCAAATCAAGGATCCAAAGAGGACTATCTGGCGGCTAACTCTTGAGCAGAAACCACTTCCACTCGAAACTCCGACCATAATCGAGCTTCAGCCGGGAATTAATCTCCAAGTAACGTTATTTGATTCGAACCATTGCCCCGGATCCTCCATGTTCCGTAAGTGAAGCATGTTCCTTTGCAGCAAAGCCATACTCTGCTAATGTCACCAAGTCATCGAGGGGCATGGCAAGGCAATCCTCTATACTGGCGACGTTCGTTGCGAGCCATGGTTTGTAAACACCATTGCTCGAAGCCCAACTCTCATCGAGTATACTTGTGGCATCAAGACTCTAGATACCATTTATCTCGACACCTCTTTCACCGATGACATTCCCTTCCAGACAAAGGCTGAGGGCATCGCAGAGTTGCTACGCAAGGTCGCGCGGTATCCAAAAGATACAATATTCTATATACAATCTTGGACCTATGGCTACGAAGACGTTTGGATTGCTCTATCCAAAGCTCTAAACTCTCCCGTGGGTTATTAGCCCTCGCATCTCGCGATACTTCTTGCTAACGACCGACAAAAAGATCCATGTTGACGACTATAAACTTCGCATTTTTTCATCAATTGCACCTGCTCTGTCTGGTTTCATGTGTGGAAACTCTCTTCAACCCGGCTGCTTGACTGCAAATAAAAATGTGCGCCTTCACAGCTGTGAAAGCGGCAACATGTGTTCTATCGCAAGACAATCTTCAGTCGTCAGAATTCAGCCCGTCATCGCGTCATTTTCCGATGGCAAAGTCATCCACGAAGCAGGAataggaggcggcggcgaagacTTGGAGCGGGAGATGGAACTGGGAGTTGCCAGTACAAGCGATCTCCATAACCTACTCGAAATGTGCGTCCTGGTGATTTATAGAAATCGCCACTCAATATTTGAGGCTGACATCTTTACAGAATTGATGCATTGAAGAACACAACAGAAGAGGCCCGAACCGAGTGCGCGCGACTCTTGACAAACGCATTAGCGAGCGGCCGCAACTTGCAACTCAACATCAGAGAAGACATCTACTTGACTGATTTACGAAAGGCCATACTCTCTATTGCAAAACAACATCTAAAAGCGGCCTCCTCTCTTACTGGAAACGAAGATCACGGCGGAGATGAGCTTCCAAAGGTTATTCGATTTCCCTACTCGCGACACTCCTCATACCCCGAACTTTGCAATCTACTTAATGCTTTCAAACCAAAGGATATTTGGCCCTGCACATTCCATCTTGACTCATGGCGAGAAAAGGGTGAGTTATTTTCGCGAGTCTAGTCGTACGGGTTTAAGACTTCACTAACGCATTCTTTGCAGCCATCTCAATAGAATCGCTCTTTGGACGATGCTGCAGTGGCAATATATTCGCTCACGACATAAAAGTTAATGACCTTACAAACCAGAATATCCAAACCACGGCTGATGAGCCAGATACTCAAAGACATGAGAGTTGTTCTCCCAGCGTATCCTCTCCTACAGGCCAAGCGTCGCCGAGGACATCCCACACATTTAGGCCCAAGGACGTTAATCGCATCACTGAACGCGATAGCATCTCTCTACAAAGAGAGTCTGGTAGATCATGCAATTATAAACAACGAAATACAAATGCAGAGAAGCCAGTGGAGCCTTTTGAAGAGCAAGTTGACGGCGCATCTTTGCTCATCCGAGAGTGGCTATCACAATGCCATACCGGAGGCGATGACGCCGAAGATGAAAACGACTCGCAAAACACTGCAACATCCTTGACTCCGATACTATCTATACGCCACTCACCGGCGAGGCTTGACGCATACAAGCGTATGCTTCAAAACTGTAGAGGAACTGAGTGGAACTCAATCGAGCTCATTTCAACAGGCTGCAACCACAGCGCTATAGAACAAGAGCTCTAGTTGCACAtggaggaaaaggaaaagtcaATTCCGACTCTCGTGTTGCAAAACTAACAACTTTTTGACTCGGCAATAACAGTGTCAAACAAGGGTAATAGCTGACATTACCGTATTGAGGTAAATCAGATGAATCCTTCGACGTCAGGGCATCGCTCCGCATGAGACGCATCATGCTAACTAAAAGGGGGCAGGTAAAGAAATCACTTAACCAAAAGCTGGATCGCACGTCTAACTCCTGTCATTAGTCTCTCCGTGTCTAACAATGTTCTTTGCCAACAGCAACATGAACGTGGCCGACTGCCAAAGGTATTACAACAGGGGTCTCAGAGTACATGTAATTATAGGACGAAAGATTTGGTAAAGATTTGGCGATAGCTACGCTAGGCCTAATtgttatacttttataataataatagaggTAATATTAATAGGAACTAATAATAATCTGAGacaacttttttaaattggAATTACTTCCTGTTAATACAGTTAGCCATTACTGCAAAGGATCCCTGGTATAATTCTCTATGGGAATCATCATTCAGCATCCCATGTTCGTTATTTAAGAGGCGTGGCCCAACAAGGCAGTCAGTCCAAGCATAAAAATATTTGACTGCCATGTACACTtggaagcagtagaagcagtagataAAAGTGACAAACTGTTTACATTCCGCTTAAAAGCTGGGTGCTAAAATCGTCGAAACAGAATGTATTCTGACGAGTCTTACGACTCGCAGGGTATCCAATCCATAGCATTGAGACTTGGACAAAGTCAGCGGCCCGGTATCGTTAAGTCAAGCCTCTCCAAAAGATCAACGAAAACAAAGAGCTCTATTAGCAGTTTTATATGCAGTTGCTAAATATTGTAATTGTTGCAGTGCCAATTATACCTTGACCCTTTTCCCGTGCAAATCCAGAGGCATATAATATACGTCTATAGGTTCATCCCAAAAAGCCCATCTCCTCCCAAAAACAGCCCTCCAACAGtgcccttctccttctccctcagCAAAGCACCAATATCGACTCTTCCTCCCGTAATGTACTTCTCGCTCACGCCCAGATTCACCCGCTTGCTCAACTCCTCGCGCAGCTGTGCCCGCAGCGCTCCCATCTCAGCCTTGCTCAATTGACgagcctccttctccttcttcttacGGCCTCCGCCTCGGCCACCCCAGTTGCCCGGCGCACTGCCATCAAACTCTTCAGAATCGTAGTCGACGCCCAGCTCCTCAGCGGCATTGCGCAGCCATTGATCCTCGCTGTggcccttttcctttgccaAAACAGCATCCGCGATGCGCTTAGCGAGATCTACTCGAGACTTTAGACGCTGTGCAATCTTTCGATCGATTGACAGCGTCTCAATGAAATGCTCACGCTTGAGGCTGGTGCTGCCGTCACGCTCAGCATGTACCTTACCAGCCAGACGACGGGTGGGCAAGACCTCTTCTGGAGAGCACAGAATGACGCTCACACCGGTACGATCACCACGAGCAGTTCGACCTGATCGATGAATGTAAGTATCCGCCTGGCGAGGCACATGATAATGCAAAACCTGATCCACCTCCTTAATGTCCAGACCACGAGCGGCCACATCAGTCGCGACGAGGATGGAGTTTTTGGAAGCAGCAAAGCGCTCTATTGATCGCAGACGAGCCTTCTGAATCATCTGAGAGTGTAGGGGAAGGACTGAGAGACCGAGGTTTTGAAGGAGGGGAGTGAGGCGGCGGACAGCTGAAATGGAGTTTGTAAAGACAAGAGTACGTTTGCCAGGATTGAGGACGAGGACTGTATATAGATAGAGATCCTAAAGACCAATATTAGCAAATGGGAGTCAAAACAATAAGTACATTTATATAATGCTCTCACCTTTTCCATAGCACCACACTCAATCAAGCCCTCCTTCAGGCCAGTAGCCATCTGTGACACCGGGTTGACGTCGATAAACTTGGGCTCGCTTCGAAACTTGAGGCACTTCATCAAatactccatcttctcctcgtcgCTGCTGCCTGACCCAGCCTTCGGGCCCTTCCCTCTACCCGCCAACTTTGACTGCAAGTTCTTATCAAAAGTCGCAGAGAACACCAGCGTCTGTCTGGGCGGcagctcgtcgtcgtcgtcatcgtcgcccgCCTCGGGGTCTTTTCGATCCAGTGCGCCGATAATATCCTCCGCCTCTTTAAACTGTCCTGCCTTGAATAATCTGTCGGCCTCATCGACAACGAGGAACTTGATCTTGGTAAAAGAGTTCTGGAGGCTCATATCGCCGTCCAAGACCTCCCATAGACGACCCGGCGTCGCAATGACAATATCCGCCTTTTCCagctgtctctgctgcttctgaaTGCTCAAACCACCAGTCACCGTGCAGACATACGGCGCCGTCGGCAATCCATCGCAGAGCGCCTTGATATGGTCCGACAGCTGCTTCGCCAACTCTCTCGTCGGACTGAGAACCACCGCCGTAGGGCCCTCGCGCTTCACGTTGCGCTTCTCCTCATACAGCTCCAGCCACTTCTCCACGATGGGGATCCCAAACGCCAGCGTCTTTCCCGATCCTGTCTGCGCCTTTCCAATCACGTCCTCGCCCGCCAGAATCTCCGGGATCGTCTTCTCCTGGATCAGCGTCGGCTTCGCGAATCCCAGCTTCGCAATCGCCGACAGGATGCGCGTCGAGAGGTTCAGCTCCACCCAGGCACCCAtgtctgcctcttcttctgctgctgctgcgtcgcCCACGGCCACGAGGGCGTCGAACGAgttgccttgctgctgctgcttgcgtGAAGCGGGCTTCTGTAGCTCTTTGTCGGCCGTCGCCagcttgctgttgctgttccgcgctttttgcttcttgtctgcgtccttcttctcgccgccGGCCCTGTCTTTTCCTGCAGCTTTCGTTTTGCCGCTCTGGCCCTCCACGCCACCTTTAGAATCGCCAGCTTCGCCGGAATCGACATCCTCGCCTTCCACAGGGCCGTCCCCAAGCCCTTCAAAAGGCTCATCGACGGCATCTTGGGTCTCGTCTGCTCGGTCGTCTTGCTTGCTCGCCCCCTGTCGTTGTTTTTTGTCGGAAGAATcgggttgctgctgttgcttctcCGCCACTAAAAACTGCACAGTCCCACCATTTCTTACCACATCGACTCCTTCAATAACTTCGAGGCCGCCGAATTCCTC is drawn from Trichoderma asperellum chromosome 4, complete sequence and contains these coding sequences:
- a CDS encoding uncharacterized protein (EggNog:ENOG41) codes for the protein MVNHVNSFDSVPQELVELLTAELPYSLPLLRRLQFTKFPHGTSQHARVIFISDAELSSRPDAYTAAYLDFSKTGTQMYIYSTLEHPRNRDDTSNGDLYEQQLAAMVQEVIRLRKEYGQELLFTNPDRILIGTLHSDIRSILEKFEGRVEARPTGIYDKWLMKRDELPPPDDSLPSGMYWDSASLDDCSIIVSRTDIPRTSEELVVLPNLTIKREDKTPIVWALLGTDASIISVHCEEPYRQRGLAKKLAAKLLREKSSLYGEDGLMSADVSPTNMSSRAMCKSLGGKPDWTTSWVCLILSEPGTSANLN
- a CDS encoding uncharacterized protein (EggNog:ENOG41), producing MSVTVALGSLPAEATATEANFKLTSAAPPRPVPVPSVSLTVGVDAAAFETASKILQVINRYGLKRSADTTAKSDEGALKYLALIYSHVKAGNVVPMCLPGFPFKSPNSRDKVLGKLPDRAEELSLAHLNGLCLSIKDIYPPGAQLTIISDGLVYNDLLGVSDIDVWRYGQTLRAIATAKGHKHISFSRLQDLVAIALPEQLDEMSYVANASNFRRALLNTFGRADWNWETASQKEDVSLTYKGYIKALGIDLQNVYDIKDDASKAKFRQGIEYTAQQMLARGDAFANAIGQKYSEFVRLSIHASTGAAKLSINLLPTESSYTTPWHCAVAYKLDGTTTTGRRIDFDNDDQYELVYENDRPSYYREKSPLLSWGTEKGGVVFEPIYPTGWFVRPAKGPWSMSLDDIDAEKVRALCEVNSPVILRGFVKKPSKEEFSKKSEEFGKPLKWNFGILLEVKDQGSDTRGLNNVLSSEAMPFHYDGIFRTVRQKNENGEEVRVSTPPRFQIFIGATSSPKDTGYTLFSSSTHIFKLLPEWLKLEDMAAMNWTVSTDAFRNIVIRDLPLIKTHPTTGKPCLRYHEPWAKTEFLPTDVSIDGLEAVDSEAICRAITTALYDRRATYFHSWDKGDVVVNDNTLMLHTRSEFKSGMDRELWRIHFD
- a CDS encoding uncharacterized protein (EggNog:ENOG41), which encodes MLKRRYSHVHSDHLSGLETLRSPFVYCSAATREILLRLERYPCRINYSKGILEARQQTYKHLSKVIKPLPLETPTIIELQPGINLQVTLFDSNHCPGSSMFLIEGHGKAILYTGDVRCEPWFVNTIARSPTLIEYTCGIKTLDTIYLDTSFTDDIPFQTKAEGIAELLRKVARYPKDTIFYIQSWTYGYEDVWIALSKALNSPIHVDDYKLRIFSSIAPALSGFMCGNSLQPGCLTANKNVRLHSCESGNMCSIARQSSVVRIQPVIASFSDGKVIHEAGIGGGGEDLEREMELGVASTSDLHNLLEIIDALKNTTEEARTECARLLTNALASGRNLQLNIREDIYLTDLRKAILSIAKQHLKAASSLTGNEDHGGDELPKVIRFPYSRHSSYPELCNLLNAFKPKDIWPCTFHLDSWREKAISIESLFGRCCSGNIFAHDIKVNDLTNQNIQTTADEPDTQRHESCSPSVSSPTGQASPRTSHTFRPKDVNRITERDSISLQRESGRSCNYKQRNTNAEKPVEPFEEQVDGASLLIREWLSQCHTGGDDAEDENDSQNTATSLTPILSIRHSPARLDAYKRMLQNCRGTEWNSIELISTGCNHSAIEQEL
- the MAK5 gene encoding ATP-dependent RNA helicase (BUSCO:EOG092D1JY2) — its product is MVPPSKKRKLQSVAAPAAKRNKNSAKGAVAKSGSKSKANPARKLVDVASLGWQSVGEEFGGLEVIEGVDVVRNGGTVQFLVAEKQQQQPDSSDKKQRQGASKQDDRADETQDAVDEPFEGLGDGPVEGEDVDSGEAGDSKGGVEGQSGKTKAAGKDRAGGEKKDADKKQKARNSNSKLATADKELQKPASRKQQQQGNSFDALVAVGDAAAAEEEADMGAWVELNLSTRILSAIAKLGFAKPTLIQEKTIPEILAGEDVIGKAQTGSGKTLAFGIPIVEKWLELYEEKRNVKREGPTAVVLSPTRELAKQLSDHIKALCDGLPTAPYVCTVTGGLSIQKQQRQLEKADIVIATPGRLWEVLDGDMSLQNSFTKIKFLVVDEADRLFKAGQFKEAEDIIGALDRKDPEAGDDDDDDELPPRQTLVFSATFDKNLQSKLAGRGKGPKAGSGSSDEEKMEYLMKCLKFRSEPKFIDVNPVSQMATGLKEGLIECGAMEKDLYLYTVLVLNPGKRTLVFTNSISAVRRLTPLLQNLGLSVLPLHSQMIQKARLRSIERFAASKNSILVATDVAARGLDIKEVDQVLHYHVPRQADTYIHRSGRTARGDRTGVSVILCSPEEVLPTRRLAGKVHAERDGSTSLKREHFIETLSIDRKIAQRLKSRVDLAKRIADAVLAKEKGHSEDQWLRNAAEELGVDYDSEEFDGSAPGNWGGRGGGRKKKEKEARQLSKAEMGALRAQLREELSKRVNLGVSEKYITGGRVDIGALLREKEKGTVGGLFLGGDGLFGMNL